The genomic window TTTTAATAAAAATTATTTCTTTAATTACACTAATATATTTTCATCTTTTTAGAATTAAGACTTATTAATTTAATTAAGTTAACTCTTTTTTTTGATATAATAAAAAATATTTTATGGATTTTTAACATGAAACTACTAGAGTAAAACTTTAAAATTCACCTAAAGTGAAAATAATTTTGTGAAAAAAGGTATAAGTATTTTAAATATATTTTTTTATTTCATCAAAGCTTGAAATTTATGGTAGGCCTTGTAAATTATGTTATATGGATAACATATGGTAATTTATGAATCATGAAAGATAAATATAATAATTTAATTAAAGATCTTAAAAGTCTTAGGTATTCTTATGTTTTTTATCTATTCGGTTTAAAACTTTATCATAGTTTAGATATACCTATCATATTAATAATAATTATTAATTAGCGGAAAGCATTAATATATCTAGATCCTTATGAAGTCTATTTTTTAATTAACCCAAATCCTATTATTTATCTATTGATATAATCTACATAATTTTGAGAATTTTATAATAACTTAACAAATTCTTTTAAGATTCTTTATAAAAAGAATAAATATAGCCATAATGCTTGCATATCTTACTATAAAAAAGAGACAAATTAATAAAATAGAACATATAAAATTACATCAAGTCCAAATCTATTTAACAAAACTATTAAGCCAATATTTTCTAAATATCCAAATTTATTAAACGAGAGATTAAAGCTCTCTATTGATTAACAAAAAACACCTTGGTGAAATTTTCAATAAAAACCCAGCAGAGAAAATTCTCTCATCTATAATTTCTATAGTATTTAAATGGAGAATTCTTTATTAAGAAAGAGATTTTAGCATTAAAAAATCCTTTTATAGATATCTTTTCGGCATTAAATTGGGTAACAAGCTCAAACCCATTAGAAAAACAGTTCACAAAATAAAGTTTAGAGTTAATAAATATTTTAGATTGAGATTATACATAGCAAAAAAGCCCTATATGGGCAGTTCCGTTTATAACGAACAAATAGGATGGGAAACTAACTCCCCAACCTAATTGAATAATACCATAATATGTCTTATAAATCAATAAGTTTGTTTTTTATGTTTTTTATTTTTTTATGTTTTTCATATTCGATTATAAGCTCAGATAAAATCTCTTTCTTGTCTTTATAAATTTTTTCAATAATAAAATACAATCTTTTAGTATCTTGTTTACAAAAATTATATATTTCTTTATCTTTTACTAAAATTCTAATAGGAATGCTTTCATCAATATCTTTAGACTCACTGTATGTGTCTTTGTCTAAAAAATTTCTACCTTCTATATCTCTTAATATAGCTTTAAAGCCCACTTCCTTTATTTTATCAATAGATACTTTGCCTTCTAAAACTTTTTGATAAATCTTTAAATATCTATAAGCTTGACTTTTCGCAACTTCAAAAGATTTTATAAAATCATTAAACCTAGCAAAACCATCATATTTATATAATTCTTTTTGTTTAATTTCATATAATATTTTCATTCTTTGAATTTTATTATTAATATCATCTTTTAGGTTATATTTAAGCTGTTCTTTTAGATTGTTATAATTTATTAATTCTTTGTCTTGATCGGCATTTGAATCTACCTCTTCGTTATAATTTCCAAAACGATTGCTAAATAATTCTTCTTTATCTTTTTTAGCTTTTATTTTCATTTCAGGCTCCCTACTTTACATTCCCCCGGGGGAATATAAAAAAATGTTACAAACTTAAGATATTTTTTAATACATTTTTTGCTTCTTTATAATATTTACTCTTAAAATCTGGTTCTAAACGATTAATTATAAAAACTTTTATGCTATTATAATAATGAACTTTGCCTTTTATATAATTGCTATATCGTTTATATAAAGCATCTTCAACCTCCTTAAGGATATTTCTATTTTTAATAAATTGATTTACAACAATTGAAATATTGTATCTTTTGTTTATAATTTTTTGTATTAGTATTTCTAAACTTTCTATTGACCATGTTTCAGGTTGAACCGGAATGACAATATGATTAGTAACATTTAATGCATTTTTTAAGATAAAACTAAAACTGGGGGGTGTATCAAATAAAATATAATCATAATTGTGACTTAAAATATTTTTATCTAAACAAAAACTTAATAAGTTTTCTTTATTATCTATATTTTCATAATTAAATTCATCAAGAGAAGGATGTGATGGAATTATAGAAATATGATCATTAATTTTGTTTACGCATTGATCAAAATAAGCATTGCCTATTAATAAATTATAAATATTATTTTTATCAAAATTAAAAACATATTTTTTAAAATATGAAGTTAATGCGTTTTGCGAATCCATATCAATAAGCAATACTTTTTTACCTAAATCTTTTAATATGTAGGAAAAAAGTATTGATAATGTGCTTTTTCCGACACCTCCTTTAAGATTTGCTATTGTTATGATATTTGATTTTTTTCTATCCATTTATATATCACTCCTGTATCTTTTAACTTTTTGCTGTAAAACTTGTATACTGTGTTTTCCATTTTCTTTATATGTTCTAAATTAAATTTGTAATATTCGGTATTTTCTTTATCTTTTTTCCTTAATAGTGTTCTAAGAGACTGAACATAGCACTTAATAGAACCCTTGCTAAATTTAAATTCCAAATAATAAAGTTTTTTTATCACATAAGATTTATTGTCTTTTTTTAAAAAGAAAGGCTTTTCTAATTTGTCCCATCCATATTTTATTCCTAGAAATTTATTATCTTCTTTTAAGGGAAAAAGATTGAATAAATAATAATTTTTTTTATTGTTAAGTTTCTGAAAAATTAAACTTAATTTATGGTCTTTATTGGTAATTCTAAATTTTATTAAATGTTTAAAAAGTTTTGTATAATATATTTTTTTATTATCAATTTCTTCAATTCTAAAAAAAGCAGTTTTCTCTTTCTCTTCCTTATTTATATTTTTATTATATTCTATTTCTTTTTTATTTATTATTTCCTTTTTTCTTGATTTTAGTTTTTCTAGTAAATTACTCAAATTTAAGCTCCTTTTTTAAAATTCTATTTAAAATGTTACTTGCTATATGCTTTGCATTTCCACTGAAATTAGTTTTTTTATTATTTATCTTCCATTTAGAACTGTATGAATCTTTAAATTCCCCTACAAGCAAATAGAAATCTGTTTTATAGGGAGCATATTGTCTCATAAAGTGAATTTTGTTTTTATATTCTTTAAGTTTGCTTAAAAAGAAAGATAAAATATCTTCTTTTTTATAATCATATGATAAATAGCTAAAGAAATCTTTGTAATTAAAAAGTGTGTTTTTATAAGTTTTCTCTGGATTTTTAGTATGTTTTATTATGCTTTTTATCTCCTTAGTTATTTCTGTAGGCAATTCCAATTTTTTTTCTAGAACGGGTTTTTTTAATTCTTTTTTATTAGAATTTTTTTTAAAAATAGATTTAATAGAATTCTTATTATATATATTATTATAAGGTGTTATATATACAGTGACATTTTCAGTGACATTTTCAGTGACATTTTCAGTGACATTTTCAGTGACATTTTCAGTGACATTTTCAGTGACATTTTCAGTGACATTTTCAGTGACATTTTCAGTGACAAAAGTATCTTTTTCTTTTTTTACTTTCTTATAAAGGGCTGCTTTAGTGCTACTAAAATAAGCATCTATTAATTTATATGCAATAGGGGATACTTTATATATACACAGCTTTCCTTTAAACTTTCCCAGGTTATTTGAGAATGTTAGTATTCTTTTTTCAATTGCTTTTATACGAATTAAAAATCTTAAGTCTTCTCTTAAAGTTCTTATCACAGTTGGTTTATAACTTTCTTTGTTTATATTTGAGTTTAGAACCCTAAGTATGTCTCCTTGATGATGAGGATGGAGTGCTTTTAATTTTTCAGAATTAAAATGAATTCTATGTATTGAAGCAGTATATTTTTCTTCAAAACTTTTATTTAAGTAATTAATTACTGAAATCACCTTTTTTAGTCTAGAGTCTTTTAAAAGTAGTTTATTAGACTTATTAGTGTTAGCTTTATTATGGTCAAGTGAATTTAGTGCCATCTTAGTCTCCTATTTGCCCGTATTAATAAACATTATTATGTATAAAATATTTTAAAATTTCAACCCTTATTTTCAATATTTTTTATTATTTATAGATGCTGTACTTTAAAAAGTACTATCTCCTAATGCTTTTTTATTTTTATTACTATTTATCGTGAAATTCAA from Borreliella spielmanii includes these protein-coding regions:
- a CDS encoding chromosome replication/partitioning protein, with protein sequence MKIKAKKDKEELFSNRFGNYNEEVDSNADQDKELINYNNLKEQLKYNLKDDINNKIQRMKILYEIKQKELYKYDGFARFNDFIKSFEVAKSQAYRYLKIYQKVLEGKVSIDKIKEVGFKAILRDIEGRNFLDKDTYSESKDIDESIPIRILVKDKEIYNFCKQDTKRLYFIIEKIYKDKKEILSELIIEYEKHKKIKNIKNKLIDL
- a CDS encoding DUF226 domain-containing protein, which translates into the protein MSNLLEKLKSRKKEIINKKEIEYNKNINKEEKEKTAFFRIEEIDNKKIYYTKLFKHLIKFRITNKDHKLSLIFQKLNNKKNYYLFNLFPLKEDNKFLGIKYGWDKLEKPFFLKKDNKSYVIKKLYYLEFKFSKGSIKCYVQSLRTLLRKKDKENTEYYKFNLEHIKKMENTVYKFYSKKLKDTGVIYKWIEKNQIS
- a CDS encoding ParA family protein — its product is MDRKKSNIITIANLKGGVGKSTLSILFSYILKDLGKKVLLIDMDSQNALTSYFKKYVFNFDKNNIYNLLIGNAYFDQCVNKINDHISIIPSHPSLDEFNYENIDNKENLLSFCLDKNILSHNYDYILFDTPPSFSFILKNALNVTNHIVIPVQPETWSIESLEILIQKIINKRYNISIVVNQFIKNRNILKEVEDALYKRYSNYIKGKVHYYNSIKVFIINRLEPDFKSKYYKEAKNVLKNILSL
- a CDS encoding plasmid maintenance protein; the protein is MALNSLDHNKANTNKSNKLLLKDSRLKKVISVINYLNKSFEEKYTASIHRIHFNSEKLKALHPHHQGDILRVLNSNINKESYKPTVIRTLREDLRFLIRIKAIEKRILTFSNNLGKFKGKLCIYKVSPIAYKLIDAYFSSTKAALYKKVKKEKDTFVTENVTENVTENVTENVTENVTENVTENVTENVTENVTVYITPYNNIYNKNSIKSIFKKNSNKKELKKPVLEKKLELPTEITKEIKSIIKHTKNPEKTYKNTLFNYKDFFSYLSYDYKKEDILSFFLSKLKEYKNKIHFMRQYAPYKTDFYLLVGEFKDSYSSKWKINNKKTNFSGNAKHIASNILNRILKKELKFE